A window of Mucilaginibacter paludis DSM 18603 contains these coding sequences:
- a CDS encoding acetate/propionate family kinase, whose product MTAKSATYILCINCGSSSLKFSLYHAGSLQLEWSGSVNAIGSSKSMLVIKNDAQVIEQQNGKYKNLDQAVKAVIRWLKNSSYHQGIAAIGHRLVQGGPKHREPELITGKLLKSLAGFIYLAPNHLPEEIKTIQTFQSAFPGLPQVACFDTAIHRNMPDEAKYYALPATYQSQGLMHYGFHGLSYEYILQKLSQEDEDIKNKKIIIAHLGNGASMAAIKNGVSVETTMGLTPMGGLVMSSRSGDLDPGVLLFLLKQGKLTPTQLDKLLSKDAGLKAIAGIGDVQELLNREAGDADAKAAITLFCYQAKKFIGALAAAMGGLDILVFTGGIGEHSAMIRHRICDGLGFLGIVIHQQANIQSHEIISDRTARVSVKVLTTNEEAMIAQHTQQLTYHNN is encoded by the coding sequence ATGACAGCGAAATCAGCCACCTATATTTTATGTATTAACTGTGGCTCATCAAGCCTCAAGTTTAGTTTATACCACGCAGGTTCGTTACAGCTGGAATGGTCGGGCAGTGTAAACGCTATCGGCAGCAGCAAGAGCATGCTTGTTATAAAAAACGATGCCCAGGTTATTGAACAACAAAATGGTAAATATAAAAACCTTGATCAGGCCGTTAAGGCTGTTATACGCTGGTTAAAAAACAGCTCCTATCATCAGGGCATTGCGGCCATCGGCCATCGCCTGGTACAGGGCGGCCCTAAACACCGTGAGCCGGAGCTTATAACGGGCAAGTTATTGAAAAGCCTGGCGGGTTTTATTTACCTGGCCCCCAATCATCTTCCCGAAGAAATAAAAACCATTCAAACCTTTCAATCGGCATTTCCCGGCTTACCGCAGGTAGCCTGTTTCGATACGGCCATTCACCGTAATATGCCCGATGAAGCTAAATACTACGCCCTGCCCGCCACATACCAGTCGCAAGGGCTTATGCACTACGGTTTTCATGGGCTATCCTATGAATATATCCTACAGAAGTTAAGCCAGGAGGATGAAGACATCAAAAATAAAAAGATCATCATAGCCCATTTGGGGAATGGTGCCAGCATGGCGGCCATTAAAAACGGCGTAAGCGTTGAAACTACCATGGGCCTGACGCCAATGGGCGGTTTGGTGATGAGCAGCCGCTCCGGCGATCTGGATCCCGGTGTATTGCTCTTTCTGCTTAAACAAGGCAAGCTCACACCAACCCAACTGGATAAGCTGTTAAGTAAAGATGCCGGTTTAAAAGCCATTGCCGGTATTGGCGATGTACAGGAGCTGTTGAACAGGGAAGCCGGCGATGCCGATGCCAAAGCTGCCATTACTTTATTTTGTTACCAGGCTAAAAAATTTATTGGCGCCTTAGCGGCGGCTATGGGCGGTTTGGATATACTGGTATTTACCGGCGGCATTGGTGAGCACTCGGCCATGATACGGCACCGAATTTGTGATGGCCTGGGTTTTTTAGGCATCGTTATCCATCAGCAGGCCAATATACAAAGCCACGAGATCATCTCCGACCGAACGGCGCGCGTTAGTGTTAAAGTATTAACCACTAACGAAGAAGCCATGATTGCTCAGCATACACAACAACTCACTTACCACAATAATTAA
- the pstB gene encoding phosphate ABC transporter ATP-binding protein PstB: MNNEHIKLSATDARLWFGKKQVLKNVNVAFPENKITALIGPSGCGKSTLLRCFNRMHDLSADARITGNFLLEDQDLYRGNLSATAVRRRIGMVFQQANPFPKSIYENINYGLKINDISKEERPGIIENALKESYIWDEVKDDLQKPATRLSGGQQQRLCIARAVALRPEVILMDEPCSALDPISTSKIEELILKLKQDYTIVIVTHNMQQAQRIADQTVFMYLGEIIEAGSTRQIFNDPQAELTGNYVQGHFG, encoded by the coding sequence ATGAATAATGAACACATCAAACTATCGGCAACCGATGCCAGGTTATGGTTCGGCAAAAAGCAAGTGTTGAAGAACGTGAACGTAGCTTTTCCCGAAAATAAAATAACTGCGCTTATTGGCCCTTCAGGCTGTGGCAAAAGTACCTTGCTGAGATGCTTTAACCGGATGCACGACCTATCTGCCGATGCCCGGATTACCGGAAATTTTTTACTTGAAGATCAGGATCTGTATCGTGGTAATCTTTCGGCCACCGCCGTACGCAGGCGCATCGGGATGGTTTTTCAGCAGGCTAATCCCTTCCCCAAGAGCATTTATGAGAATATCAATTATGGCTTAAAGATCAATGATATTTCGAAAGAAGAGCGCCCCGGCATTATTGAAAACGCCTTGAAAGAAAGTTATATCTGGGACGAAGTAAAAGATGATCTGCAAAAACCGGCCACCAGGCTTTCAGGAGGGCAGCAGCAACGCCTATGCATAGCGCGGGCAGTTGCTTTACGCCCAGAAGTGATATTGATGGATGAACCATGCTCAGCCCTCGACCCCATCAGCACTTCGAAAATTGAAGAACTGATACTGAAACTCAAACAAGACTATACGATTGTTATTGTAACGCACAACATGCAGCAGGCCCAGCGCATAGCCGACCAAACAGTTTTTATGTACCTCGGCGAAATTATTGAGGCGGGCAGCACCAGGCAAATATTTAATGATCCGCAGGCGGAACTTACGGGCAATTATGTACAGGGGCACTTTGGGTGA
- the pstA gene encoding phosphate ABC transporter permease PstA — translation MIKKLTPVIEWGTLLLSTGLVCFFLVAILWDLISKGAPSLSWAFISTSPTDGMTRGGILPAIIGTLLLTIITALVAAPFGICCAIYLNEYAADSWLTRIIRASIRNLAGVPSIIYGLFGLALFVQGLQMGTSLVAAGLTLGLLSLPYIIITTEEALRRVPNRMREAALAVGATQFESIRDVVLPSAVPGMLTGLVLTLSRAAGETAPILFTGVAFYINKPAGYLNQEFMTLPYHLYMLSTQHQAIEQVRPLAYGTALVLIILVFLLNLSAFYIRYQYSKHE, via the coding sequence ATGATCAAAAAATTAACACCGGTTATTGAATGGGGAACTTTGCTGTTAAGTACTGGTTTAGTGTGCTTTTTCCTGGTAGCTATCCTTTGGGATCTGATCAGTAAAGGGGCGCCATCCTTATCGTGGGCATTCATCAGCACATCCCCCACCGACGGCATGACCAGGGGAGGTATACTACCCGCCATTATAGGCACGCTGTTGCTTACCATCATCACAGCGCTGGTTGCTGCGCCCTTCGGCATTTGCTGCGCCATCTACCTCAATGAATACGCGGCCGATAGCTGGCTCACCCGCATCATTAGGGCTTCGATCCGGAATTTAGCTGGCGTGCCCTCTATCATCTATGGCTTATTCGGCCTGGCGCTGTTTGTGCAGGGCCTGCAAATGGGCACCTCACTTGTGGCAGCAGGCTTAACCCTTGGCCTTTTATCGCTTCCTTACATTATCATCACCACCGAAGAAGCGCTGCGCCGCGTACCCAACCGCATGCGCGAAGCTGCCCTTGCCGTTGGAGCCACCCAATTTGAATCTATCCGCGATGTGGTATTACCCTCCGCGGTTCCGGGCATGCTAACGGGGCTGGTGCTTACCCTATCCCGCGCCGCGGGCGAAACTGCTCCTATCCTTTTTACCGGCGTGGCTTTTTATATCAACAAACCGGCGGGTTATTTAAACCAGGAGTTTATGACGCTGCCTTACCATTTGTATATGCTATCTACCCAGCACCAGGCTATAGAACAAGTTAGGCCGCTGGCTTACGGCACGGCACTGGTATTAATTATATTGGTATTCCTTTTAAACCTATCGGCATTTTATATCCGTTATCAATATAGTAAGCATGAATAA
- a CDS encoding phosphoketolase family protein — translation MKLSSEETSKLHAYWRAANYLSVGQLYLRHNPLLKEPLKLEHVKNMLLGHWGTTPGQNFIYTHLNRVINKYDLDMIYVSGPGHGGPAVVAGTYLEGTYTEVYPNITQDEDGLRKLFTQFSYPGGISSHASPPTPGSIHEGGELGYSLSHSFGAVLDNPSLVVACVVGDGEAETGPLATAWHSNKFLNPLTDGVVLPILHLNGYKISNPTVLARISHEELEQLFKGYGWTPYFVEGEEPEAMHQAMATVLDEAIEQIKAIKLNATTQADMERPRWPMIVLRSPKGWTGPKEVDGFKIEGNFRAHQIPLAVSASAPPEHLQMLEDWMKSYHPEELFDENGRLKPELAELAPKGDRRMGANPHANGGQLLRNLRLPDFRDYAIAVNSPGVNGEGDTYVSGRFLRDVIKENQHDRNFRIFGPDETVSNRLELVFEATNRQWDAPIIEHDEFLARDGSVMEMLSEHQCEGWLEGYLLTGRHGLFNCYEAFIHIVDSMFNQHAKWLKTTLELPWRRKIASLNILLTSTVWRQDHNGFTHQDPGFLDHVVNKKANIVRVYLPPDANCLLSVMDHCLRSYHYVNVIVAGKHPAPQWLNMEQAIAHCTRGIGIWNFASNDQDAEPDVIMACSGDVPTLEILAAVSIIREHLPQIRIRVINVVDLFKLQKSSEHTHGLSDKDYDALFTVNKPVVFAFHGYPWLVHRLTYNRANNTNLHVRGYKEEGTITTSFDMTVLNEMDRFHLAMDVIDRLPQTGTQGVYLKQLLTDKLTEHKQYIKANGKDMPEILNWKWNQPTQ, via the coding sequence ATGAAACTATCATCTGAGGAAACCTCAAAGCTGCATGCCTACTGGCGTGCGGCCAACTATTTATCGGTAGGGCAGCTTTACCTGCGGCATAACCCCTTGTTAAAAGAACCGCTCAAGCTCGAACATGTAAAAAATATGCTGCTGGGCCATTGGGGTACCACGCCGGGCCAAAATTTTATTTACACGCACCTTAACCGCGTAATCAATAAATACGATCTGGATATGATCTACGTATCCGGCCCGGGCCATGGTGGGCCTGCGGTTGTTGCAGGCACTTACCTTGAAGGTACGTATACTGAGGTATATCCCAACATTACGCAGGATGAGGATGGTTTGCGCAAATTGTTCACCCAGTTTTCATATCCGGGCGGTATCTCCAGCCATGCATCGCCCCCAACCCCCGGCTCTATCCACGAAGGCGGAGAGTTGGGCTATTCCTTAAGTCATTCTTTCGGTGCGGTGCTGGATAACCCCAGCCTGGTTGTGGCCTGTGTAGTTGGCGATGGCGAAGCCGAAACCGGCCCTTTGGCTACCGCATGGCATAGCAATAAGTTTTTAAACCCTCTTACCGATGGCGTGGTATTACCTATACTGCATTTAAACGGTTATAAAATATCAAACCCAACGGTTTTAGCCCGCATTAGCCACGAGGAATTAGAACAGCTTTTTAAGGGCTACGGCTGGACCCCCTATTTTGTAGAAGGTGAAGAGCCCGAAGCCATGCACCAGGCCATGGCCACCGTTTTAGACGAGGCGATAGAGCAGATCAAAGCCATTAAACTTAACGCCACAACGCAGGCCGATATGGAGCGCCCGCGCTGGCCCATGATTGTGCTCCGCTCGCCCAAAGGGTGGACCGGCCCCAAAGAAGTGGACGGCTTTAAAATTGAAGGCAACTTCAGGGCGCATCAAATCCCCCTGGCCGTATCCGCTTCTGCACCGCCGGAGCACCTGCAAATGCTGGAAGACTGGATGAAAAGTTATCATCCCGAAGAGTTGTTTGACGAAAACGGGCGGTTAAAACCCGAACTGGCCGAACTGGCGCCAAAGGGTGATAGGCGTATGGGGGCCAACCCACATGCCAATGGCGGTCAGCTTTTACGCAATTTGCGTTTGCCTGATTTTCGGGACTATGCCATAGCCGTTAACTCGCCTGGCGTAAACGGCGAAGGAGATACTTATGTGAGTGGCCGCTTTTTGCGCGATGTGATCAAAGAGAATCAGCACGACCGGAATTTTCGCATTTTTGGTCCGGATGAAACCGTATCCAACCGTCTCGAGTTGGTGTTTGAGGCCACCAACCGCCAATGGGATGCCCCGATTATTGAGCACGACGAGTTTTTGGCCAGGGATGGCAGCGTAATGGAAATGCTGAGCGAGCACCAGTGCGAGGGCTGGCTGGAAGGTTACCTGCTTACCGGCAGGCACGGCTTATTTAACTGCTACGAGGCTTTTATCCATATTGTGGATTCGATGTTTAACCAACATGCCAAATGGTTAAAAACTACACTCGAATTGCCATGGCGCCGTAAAATAGCATCGCTTAACATCTTGCTTACCTCAACCGTATGGAGGCAGGATCATAATGGCTTTACCCACCAGGATCCCGGCTTTCTGGATCATGTGGTGAACAAAAAGGCCAATATTGTGCGGGTATACCTTCCGCCAGATGCTAATTGTCTTTTATCGGTGATGGATCATTGCCTGCGCAGCTATCATTACGTTAACGTAATTGTGGCAGGCAAACACCCGGCACCGCAGTGGCTCAACATGGAGCAGGCTATTGCCCATTGTACACGGGGCATAGGCATCTGGAATTTTGCCAGCAACGATCAGGATGCCGAACCCGATGTAATTATGGCCTGTAGCGGCGATGTGCCTACTTTAGAAATATTGGCGGCCGTATCGATCATCAGGGAGCATCTGCCACAAATCAGGATCAGGGTGATCAACGTGGTTGATCTGTTTAAGCTGCAAAAAAGCAGCGAGCATACCCACGGCCTGAGCGATAAAGATTATGATGCCTTATTTACGGTAAACAAGCCTGTTGTATTTGCCTTTCACGGATACCCATGGCTGGTGCACCGTTTAACCTATAACCGGGCTAACAACACCAACCTGCATGTTCGTGGTTATAAAGAGGAGGGTACCATCACCACATCTTTTGATATGACGGTGCTGAACGAGATGGACAGGTTTCACCTGGCCATGGATGTGATTGACCGCCTGCCGCAAACCGGCACCCAGGGCGTTTACCTGAAACAGCTCCTGACGGATAAATTAACCGAACACAAACAGTACATCAAAGCCAATGGCAAAGACATGCCCGAAATATTAAACTGGAAATGGAATCAACCAACCCAATGA